From Chrysemys picta bellii isolate R12L10 chromosome 1, ASM1138683v2, whole genome shotgun sequence:
CACAGCTGACAAGGGGAGTGGAAGACAGGAGCAAGTGACAGGGGCTGGGCATTGGGGAGAAGACACACAGCAGGGTCGAGGCTTGACAGAAGAGATGGGGCAAGATTATAATTTCAGGGATCCagctaccagcaattagaaaggtggcaacccagtGTAGTGTACGAAGACTGATTCCCCAGTTCATCGCATTGACACAGCACATTACGGAGAGGAAAGTGTTCaatgtctctctgtctgtccagtaagtgattcagggaagaggaCCCAGcaccatgcaccagccagctctgcacagagctcaatctgagagccagagcacaagGAGGAAACATTTAGGTCTCTTTATGagtaaagagctggagcagcctgcccCGGATCTGTTTTGTCCTCAACCCATAAATGATGGGGTGGAGCACGGGAGGCACCAGCAGGTACACAGTGGCAATGAGAACGCGCAAATGCAGTGGCACATTCTGGCCAAACCGCTGCGTGAAAGACGAGAAGAAATCTGGGATGTACAAAGCTGAGATGGCACAAAGATGAGagatgcaggtcccaaaagttttCAGACGGGCATTCTTTGTGGGGAGGCGGAAGATGGCCCGGAGGATCAGAGTATAGGACACGGtgataaaaaacacatccattCCGATCACAGAGAGAAGATCATACaggccatagtaactactgatgcgGATGTCACCACAGGCCAACTTCACCACAGCTATATGCACACAATAGGaatgggggatgatgttggttctgcaatatggccactgcctCGCCAAGAACGGATAGGGTAATGCGAGTATGCCATTACGCAACACCACGGCCAGGCCTATCTTGGACACAACAGAGTTTGTTAGGATCATGGAATATCTCAGAGGATTGCAGATGGCCatgtagcgatcaaaagccatggccacaaggattccagactccatctctgagaagcagtgaatgaagtacatctgggtgaggcaggcactgaaactgatctccctggaatttaaccagaagatgctcagcattttgggcagggtggatgtggacatgaccaggtcggtgacggccagcatgcagaggaaatagaacatgggcccatggaggctcggctccctcttcacgatgaacaggatggtgaagttccccaacacAGCTATGGCGTACATAGCACAGAAGGGAATGGAGATCCAGATATGGGTTGCCTCTAGGCCAGGAATGCCAAGTAgaatgaaggtggaggggttgctGAAGTCGGTTgagttggaatctgacatggagtaggggagaaagTGTCCAACTCTGATGCATAAGGGTTTCTCCTGCTTTTATTATATGTTCCCCTGACTTTCAGTGTGTTCCCAGGATCTCGGATGATGGTCACAGTAGAAATGCCTGAATGGAGAGACAACGTTAATATGAGACACTGCATGCACTAGTGGAGGCTGTTCTCAAGGGAGAAGCAGATTGAtcactcttcacacactgaaaaatgacattttcataaatCAGAGACGATAACTATGAACAATGATCCTACTAAATCCAATTCCATATTTTGTGGTGCTCCCTGGATTAATAATTCGTATATTTTGTGGTGGGGGAACCGTaagaagcacgagcaggagacacaagtgtggatactggttatccatTGTTTTTCCTTAATGCAATGTGAGCCAGATAGGGAGTCAATTCTGTAGGGAGTTTTCCCATTTATCCAGTTGCTTGAAATCTGAgagtggaaaaaaacaaacttttaggAAGACATGTGCTGGGAGAAACATCCCAATTAGAACAAACCTCATGGAAAAGACCTGTGTGCCATTGATAGAAGCTGCAGAGAAACACCTGCTCATTTGcagcagtggacaaaacaaaTGTTCAGATCACTAAgatatgggatggagaataacatGTTCAGGGAtatgtgttcagttttggttACCCAGACTCTATTAAGGATATAGCACATATAAAAGGGATTTCCAAGACAGGTTctgagaatgggggaggctgGCATATGCAGACATATAGAAAAGTCTGCAACTCTTTAGTTTACACAAGAGACAAGAAGAGAGCATATGTTataggagaggaaaataaaaaatgaaactgaatTGCATTCAAATGGTCAGTTCCCAACCAGTACTATCTATAGACACTTAATGCTCCAAGAGGACTAATTCCGCAAAGCTGAGTAAAACTGTCagcaaaactgattgggagggaaaatttagaaagaaaaatatgaatgaaaattgaTAATTCTTTGATACCAGTTTATTAGATAGTGGAAAATCATGATTCCATAGTTAACAAGGTGAACATGATTGGATAAAAACCCATTTCAGTGGCAATATGAAGGCAGAAGTTAGGGCAGGGAAGCAACATgcaaaaaataggaaaaatggaAAATAGATAGTTAAAAATAGAAATTGGAAGTTATGAAAGTTGATAAGGGACATTAAAACATCAGGGAAATCTCCATGTTTGGCAGGGCTACGGATCAAAAAAAGAAGGTTATTAAGTATGTTaacaacaaaagaaatcctagaaaagtTTTATATCAATTcctgataaatgtaaagtattaaaaaataaagggaaagggtttttttaataaaataattgacaAGGTTAAGAAACAATGGGAAAGCTGGTATGGGATTAGTTCAAAAAAAGTCTAGAAAGGTAAGTTATGCCTGTCACCAGCAAGATTTATGCAAAACAATTCCTGTCAAATAAACCTGATTTCGTCCTTTTATGAGAGTACACATTGGTTGATAAAGGGTATACATTGGTTGATCAAGGGAACCACGCAGATGCAGCACACCTTGATTTCTCAGAGGCATGTGATTCAGTAGGGGAAAATATTGAGTTAAAAAATTAACACCCTAAAATATCAGTAGGGAGCATgtaaaatggactggaaactggCTAACCGATGGATCTCAGACACCTGTATTCAACAGGCCTTCGTCAGTAAGTGGGGCTGTTTGTTGTGGTGTTCTATTGGGATAAGTtctaggcctgatgctattcaatattttaatcaatgatctggaaggaaatagaaaatcactgcagAGAAAATGTACCAATGAcccaaagattggcagagtggaTACAatgaggagcccagggcaggcATACCAACTGATATGGAGCATTGGTAAGAGGGGCCCATGCAAACAAActgttttaatacagtcaaatgcaaaaTTATCCTCTCGGAACAGGGAATGCAGGCAGGACCCACACATTACAGCACTGTAGTATGGAAAGCAAGgacactgaaaaggatttaggggtcattgtGGACAAGCAGCTCAGTGCGATGCTGTAGCATAAAGTGATGATGTGGTCCTCAGATGgataaacaggggagtagtgagttggagcaggggaaggattttatCTCTGCACATGGAATTGGTGAAACAAACATCCAGTTCTGGGGTTCACATTtgaaaaaaagatgttgaaagAGTGGGCAGAAAAGGGCCACAAAAGAGCCACTTGGAGAGGGAGGATAGAGAAAAAGCTGGACCTTTAGACTTGAAGGTGTATATCTCTTTAACGTCTCAAAAAGATGATCAAGCGGAgactttcatggggagaaaacCATGGGTAATAATGGGCTCTGTAATCTACCAGAGAAAAGCAAGACcaaagggctggaagttgaagccaggaAAATTTTAGCTAGAAATTAGGGCCAAATATTTAGCTCTGAGGGTGATTATACATTGGGACACACTGAGAAGggaagtgttggattctccaatTCCCCATGTTGGGAGATCCAGaattttctggaagatctgcttgatgggttgtttacatttaaaatgctacagcattaCTGCCAGAGCACTTCTATATAGACACTACTTACACAGATGGAAGGGGTTCTCCCCTCAGCATAGGTaatccctgagaggtggtagctaggtcgatggaagaattaaTCTCATGTTGTCTACACCAGGGCACAGAtcatccaacaagttcttggaatgtattggagacaatttttttgaTCCAGAAGCAGGAGAAAGCTACCAGGAAACAGGCTGTTGTAGACTTGATTTTGAGAATggaggaggaactggttgagaatttgaaagtggaaggcagtttggggaaagtgatcatgaaatgatagagttcatgttTCTAAGGAATTGTAGGagggaaaaaagcaaaataaagacaatagatttcaagaaggcagatatTAAGAAACTCAGGAAGCTGGTAGGTAAGATCTCATGGGAAGCAAggctaaggggaaaaacaatagaagacagctggcagtttttcagagacattattaagggcacaagagcaaactatcccactgtgtaggaatgATAGAAAGTTTGGCAAGAGACGACAAcgacttaaccaggagatcttgaaTGACCTacaagtccacgaaagcttatgctctaataaatctgttagtctctaaggtgccacaagtactcctgttcttctttctacaaACCAAAAAGGACCGAGCTGAAttgtttttgaaagtttcaggcatAACAGTTCAGCTGACTTTTCGAATGAAGCTAGGAGAAAGTATGTGTTACCCATGTTGAAAAATTGTTCTAGTGAGGAGTTCTAGCAC
This genomic window contains:
- the LOC135972364 gene encoding olfactory receptor 52E4-like, translated to MSDSNSTDFSNPSTFILLGIPGLEATHIWISIPFCAMYAIAVLGNFTILFIVKREPSLHGPMFYFLCMLAVTDLVMSTSTLPKMLSIFWLNSREISFSACLTQMYFIHCFSEMESGILVAMAFDRYMAICNPLRYSMILTNSVVSKIGLAVVLRNGILALPYPFLARQWPYCRTNIIPHSYCVHIAVVKLACGDIRISSYYGLYDLLSVIGMDVFFITVSYTLILRAIFRLPTKNARLKTFGTCISHLCAISALYIPDFFSSFTQRFGQNVPLHLRVLIATVYLLVPPVLHPIIYGLRTKQIRGRLLQLFTHKET